Proteins encoded in a region of the Malaciobacter mytili LMG 24559 genome:
- the groES gene encoding co-chaperone GroES: MNFKPLGERVLVKRTEVENKTASGIYIPDNAKEKPHTAVVKAVGSKVEDVKVGDTVVFEQYRGTEFTLEGEEYLVLNLENIIGVM, from the coding sequence ATGAATTTTAAACCATTAGGGGAAAGAGTTCTTGTGAAAAGAACTGAAGTTGAAAATAAAACAGCAAGTGGAATTTATATTCCTGATAATGCAAAAGAAAAACCTCATACTGCAGTTGTAAAAGCAGTTGGTTCAAAAGTTGAAGATGTTAAAGTTGGAGACACTGTAGTATTTGAGCAATATAGAGGTACTGAATTTACTCTTGAGGGTGAAGAATATTTAGTATTAAATCTTGAAAATATTATTGGAGTAATGTAA
- a CDS encoding YbaB/EbfC family nucleoid-associated protein — protein MFDGMDFSKLNLNDMMNQVQDMASKAKEENASKIFTAKAGGGMVEISINGNSEVIDLQIDDSLLEDKDSLQILLISCMNDVIKQSDENKKMMAMSMLGGMGSFGQK, from the coding sequence ATGTTTGATGGAATGGATTTTAGTAAATTAAATCTAAATGATATGATGAACCAAGTTCAAGATATGGCAAGTAAAGCTAAAGAGGAAAATGCTTCTAAAATCTTTACAGCAAAAGCTGGTGGAGGTATGGTAGAAATCTCTATAAATGGAAATAGTGAAGTTATTGATTTACAAATAGATGATTCTTTACTTGAAGATAAAGATTCATTACAAATATTACTTATTTCGTGTATGAATGATGTAATAAAACAATCTGATGAAAATAAAAAAATGATGGCCATGAGCATGTTAGGCGGAATGGGTTCATTTGGACAAAAATAA
- the panD gene encoding aspartate 1-decarboxylase — translation MTFDMLYSKIHRATVTDANLNYVGSITIDEELMNAAKLRVGQKVEIVNVNNGERFATYVIKGKAGSKDMCLNGAAARKVEIGDKIIVISYASYSEEELKSYKPTVVIVDEKNNIDTITNELVGSKDV, via the coding sequence ATGACATTTGATATGTTATATAGTAAGATACATAGAGCAACAGTAACAGATGCAAATTTAAATTATGTAGGTTCAATTACTATTGATGAAGAGTTAATGAATGCTGCAAAACTTAGAGTTGGACAAAAAGTAGAAATTGTAAATGTTAATAATGGTGAAAGATTTGCAACTTATGTAATAAAAGGAAAAGCAGGTAGCAAAGATATGTGTTTAAATGGTGCTGCAGCTAGAAAAGTTGAAATTGGTGATAAGATTATTGTAATTTCTTATGCTTCTTATTCAGAAGAAGAGTTAAAATCATATAAACCAACAGTAGTAATTGTTGATGAAAAAAACAATATAGACACAATAACAAATGAACTTGTAGGAAGTAAAGATGTTTGA
- a CDS encoding chemotaxis protein CheW, producing MENNSTTNVEEKEIIDYANTSEYMTFELGAMKYAIELPKIREILTYPDIITPLPNTEDWVKGLINLRGEVVPILDIRIKFNTGKPVYNSNTAVIAVITKDKRMIGIVVDKVDDVQRLDTSALAPVSDMGSAIPSKYLKGFVRLQNNQMLVIMDIEAVVHKDELKD from the coding sequence ATGGAAAATAATTCAACAACAAATGTAGAAGAAAAAGAGATTATAGATTATGCTAATACTAGCGAATATATGACATTTGAATTAGGTGCAATGAAATATGCAATAGAGTTACCTAAAATTAGAGAGATTTTAACTTATCCTGATATTATCACACCCTTACCAAATACGGAAGATTGGGTAAAAGGACTTATAAACTTAAGAGGGGAAGTTGTTCCAATTTTGGATATTAGAATTAAATTTAATACGGGAAAACCTGTTTATAATTCAAATACAGCAGTAATTGCAGTAATTACTAAAGATAAAAGAATGATAGGAATAGTTGTAGATAAAGTAGATGATGTTCAAAGACTAGATACTTCTGCTCTTGCTCCTGTTTCAGATATGGGTTCTGCAATTCCTTCTAAGTATTTAAAAGGTTTTGTAAGATTACAAAATAATCAAATGCTTGTTATTATGGATATTGAAGCAGTTGTACATAAAGATGAACTAAAAGATTAA
- a CDS encoding polyprenyl synthetase family protein, with translation MKELLVKFEDYLLNNLPSSNTFHPHFENALADMLKAGGKRFRPMLLLSIVKAYKSLLLSNSMPVALGLEYLHTYSLVHDDLPAMDNADLRRGFQTLHKKYDEVTAILVGDALNTHSFNLIANASLSNDIKVDLIKTLSSDGGIDGMIIGQAIDCHYENHKLELNQLEFLHLHKTAKLIAASLKMGAIICELDLALQERLYKFGLDIGLLFQIQDDIIDETQTEEEAGKTTQNDIAKNSFVNLLGLEGAISAANKLAFKCEEELNSFDTNLQDALKELLSKYLHRHKK, from the coding sequence ATGAAAGAATTATTAGTTAAATTTGAAGATTATTTATTAAATAATCTTCCCTCTTCAAATACCTTTCATCCTCACTTTGAAAATGCCTTAGCTGATATGTTAAAAGCAGGTGGTAAAAGATTTAGACCTATGCTTTTATTATCTATTGTTAAAGCATATAAAAGTTTATTGCTAAGTAACTCTATGCCAGTTGCTTTAGGTTTAGAGTATTTACATACTTATTCACTTGTGCATGATGATTTGCCAGCAATGGATAATGCAGATTTAAGAAGAGGTTTTCAAACTTTACATAAAAAATATGATGAAGTAACAGCAATTTTAGTTGGTGATGCTTTAAATACACATAGCTTTAATCTTATTGCAAATGCTTCATTAAGCAATGATATTAAAGTTGATTTAATTAAAACATTATCAAGTGATGGTGGAATTGATGGTATGATTATTGGGCAAGCAATAGATTGCCATTATGAAAATCATAAATTAGAACTAAATCAATTGGAGTTTTTACATCTTCATAAAACAGCAAAATTAATAGCTGCTTCTCTTAAAATGGGAGCAATTATTTGTGAACTTGATTTAGCATTACAAGAGAGATTGTATAAATTTGGATTGGATATAGGTTTACTATTTCAAATACAAGATGATATTATTGATGAGACGCAAACTGAAGAAGAAGCTGGAAAAACAACACAAAATGATATTGCTAAAAACTCTTTTGTAAACCTTTTAGGTTTGGAAGGTGCAATAAGTGCAGCTAATAAACTTGCATTTAAGTGTGAAGAGGAATTAAACTCTTTTGATACTAACTTACAAGATGCTTTAAAAGAGCTACTTTCAAAATATCTACATAGACATAAAAAATAG
- a CDS encoding response regulator produces the protein MAFDKEVLKRLRALYVEDDDNIRNELSSLLSNFFGKIYVAKDGKEGLETYLENKENIDVIISDINMPYLTGIEMIKKIRETNKDISVIFTTAYSDTAYLADAIKLKVYEYIVKPIDIRNLLVVLNELATILYQNDLIAKQNIELEKYKDVIDANNIVIKTNENMQITYVNELFCKTTGFSKEELLGKELNFLKHPDTDPQIYKDIYSSILNSNKEWKGRIKNITKENGYYVSDTYVITTTNDNGTITGSFCVQNDITEELNKKREVQLALMKDKGDIFIKSKAGSAEQTVIINNLKADINELERELVNLRVERDNYLYKVEKLSKDNKKLRSDLSYYISSSEKNKSVSNLTLKTNKENADLKIKVKKLNAKLEDTIEYYEKKCKQIEVNSQIEIDELEQELHDIKSKLGKIENAEVLTQKIEYWKEKAKSEAKKIEKLEREIMRSSDKGLIDKLFGMAK, from the coding sequence ATGGCATTTGATAAAGAAGTTTTAAAAAGATTAAGAGCATTATATGTGGAAGATGATGATAATATAAGAAATGAATTATCTTCCTTATTATCTAATTTCTTTGGAAAAATCTATGTGGCTAAAGATGGGAAAGAAGGTCTTGAAACCTATTTAGAAAACAAAGAAAATATTGATGTAATAATTTCAGATATAAATATGCCTTATCTAACTGGTATAGAAATGATAAAAAAAATTAGAGAAACCAATAAAGATATTTCTGTGATTTTTACCACTGCATATTCTGATACTGCCTACTTAGCTGATGCAATTAAATTAAAAGTATATGAGTATATTGTAAAACCTATTGATATTAGAAATTTACTAGTAGTGCTTAATGAATTAGCAACAATTCTTTATCAAAATGATTTAATTGCAAAACAAAATATTGAGTTAGAAAAATATAAAGATGTTATTGATGCAAATAATATTGTTATTAAAACTAATGAAAATATGCAAATAACTTATGTAAATGAACTTTTTTGTAAAACTACAGGTTTTTCTAAAGAAGAGCTTTTAGGTAAAGAGTTAAATTTTTTAAAGCACCCTGATACTGATCCTCAAATCTATAAAGATATTTACTCTAGTATTTTAAATAGTAATAAAGAGTGGAAAGGTAGAATTAAAAATATTACTAAAGAAAATGGTTATTATGTAAGTGATACTTATGTAATTACTACTACAAATGATAATGGCACAATTACAGGCTCTTTTTGTGTTCAAAATGATATTACTGAAGAGTTAAATAAAAAAAGAGAAGTTCAATTGGCTCTTATGAAAGATAAGGGTGATATTTTTATTAAAAGTAAAGCAGGTTCTGCTGAACAAACTGTAATTATAAATAATTTAAAAGCAGATATAAATGAACTAGAAAGAGAACTAGTTAATCTAAGAGTTGAAAGAGATAATTATTTATATAAAGTTGAAAAATTAAGTAAAGATAATAAAAAATTAAGATCTGATTTAAGTTATTATATAAGTAGTTCTGAGAAAAATAAAAGTGTAAGTAATTTAACACTTAAAACAAATAAAGAAAATGCTGATCTAAAAATAAAAGTTAAAAAATTAAATGCTAAACTTGAAGATACAATTGAATATTATGAAAAAAAATGTAAACAAATTGAAGTTAATTCACAAATAGAAATTGATGAATTAGAACAAGAATTACATGATATAAAAAGTAAACTTGGTAAGATTGAAAATGCAGAAGTTTTAACTCAAAAAATTGAATACTGGAAAGAAAAAGCTAAAAGTGAAGCTAAAAAGATTGAAAAACTTGAAAGAGAAATTATGAGGTCTTCTGATAAAGGTTTAATAGATAAGCTTTTTGGAATGGCAAAATAA
- a CDS encoding PAS domain-containing protein, giving the protein MAAGQETVLDEYAFLVSETDSKGIISFANDDFCKIAEYNLEELMGQPHNMVRHPDMPKKAFKSLWDSVQKGEIWTGYVKNATKSGGYYWVFATVYPFESCDGSKGYLSCRRRASEDEIKASEELYRKWKLEE; this is encoded by the coding sequence ATGGCAGCAGGACAAGAGACAGTATTAGATGAATATGCATTTTTAGTAAGTGAGACAGATTCAAAAGGGATAATATCATTTGCAAATGATGATTTTTGTAAAATAGCGGAATATAATTTAGAAGAATTAATGGGGCAGCCACATAATATGGTAAGACACCCAGATATGCCAAAGAAAGCCTTTAAAAGTTTATGGGATAGTGTACAAAAAGGTGAGATATGGACAGGATATGTAAAGAATGCGACAAAATCAGGGGGATATTACTGGGTATTTGCAACAGTATATCCATTTGAGAGTTGTGATGGTTCAAAAGGGTATTTATCATGCAGAAGAAGAGCTTCTGAAGATGAAATTAAAGCCTCTGAAGAACTTTATAGAAAATGGAAATTAGAAGAATAA
- the groL gene encoding chaperonin GroEL (60 kDa chaperone family; promotes refolding of misfolded polypeptides especially under stressful conditions; forms two stacked rings of heptamers to form a barrel-shaped 14mer; ends can be capped by GroES; misfolded proteins enter the barrel where they are refolded when GroES binds), whose protein sequence is MAKEVMFSDVARNKLFTGVEKLADAVKVTMGPRGRNVLLQKSFGAPAITKDGVSVAREIELEDTLENMGAQLVKEVASKTADEAGDGTTTATVLAYSIFKEGLRNVTAGANPITLKRGMDKACEAILAELKASSKVVANKTEIEQVATISANSDKAIGSMIAEAMDKVGKDGVITVEEAKGISDELDVVEGMQFDRGYLSPYFVTNSEKMVAEMANPFILLYDKKISNLKEMLPILEAVNKTARPLLIIAEDVDGEALATLVVNRLRGSLNIAAVKAPGFGDRRKAMLEDIAVLTGGTVVSEEMGMTLDGATLETLGTASRIVIDKDNTTIVNGAGETSAVEARVNQIRNEIANTTSDYDREKLQERLAKLSGGVAVIKVGAATETEMKEKKDRVDDALSATRAAVEEGIVIGGGAALIKAASRVSLNLEGDEQIGADIVLRAIKAPLKQIAINAGYDAGVVVNEVEKAQSPTYGFDAATGEYVDMFEAGIVDPAKVERVAMQNAVSVASLLLTTEATVTEIKSEKPAMPDMSGMGMPGMM, encoded by the coding sequence ATGGCAAAAGAAGTAATGTTTAGTGATGTTGCAAGAAATAAATTATTTACAGGTGTAGAGAAATTAGCAGATGCTGTAAAAGTAACAATGGGACCAAGAGGAAGAAATGTATTATTACAAAAATCTTTTGGTGCACCTGCAATCACTAAAGATGGTGTATCAGTTGCAAGAGAAATTGAATTAGAAGACACTTTAGAAAATATGGGAGCTCAATTAGTAAAAGAAGTAGCTTCAAAAACTGCAGATGAAGCAGGAGATGGAACAACAACAGCAACAGTTTTAGCATACTCAATTTTTAAAGAGGGACTAAGAAATGTAACAGCTGGAGCTAATCCTATTACATTAAAAAGAGGAATGGATAAAGCTTGCGAAGCTATTTTAGCTGAACTTAAAGCTTCTTCAAAAGTTGTTGCAAATAAAACAGAGATTGAACAAGTTGCTACAATTTCAGCAAACTCTGATAAAGCAATTGGTTCTATGATTGCTGAAGCTATGGATAAAGTAGGAAAAGATGGAGTTATTACTGTTGAAGAAGCTAAGGGAATCTCTGATGAGTTAGATGTTGTTGAAGGTATGCAATTTGATAGAGGATACTTATCTCCATACTTTGTAACTAACTCAGAGAAAATGGTTGCTGAAATGGCTAATCCATTTATTTTATTATATGATAAAAAAATCTCAAATTTAAAAGAGATGTTACCTATTTTAGAAGCTGTAAATAAAACAGCAAGACCACTTTTAATTATTGCAGAAGATGTTGATGGTGAAGCATTAGCAACTTTAGTTGTAAATAGATTAAGAGGGTCATTAAATATTGCTGCTGTTAAAGCTCCAGGATTTGGTGATAGAAGAAAAGCAATGTTAGAAGATATTGCTGTATTAACAGGTGGTACAGTTGTTTCTGAAGAGATGGGAATGACTTTAGATGGCGCTACATTAGAGACTCTTGGTACTGCTTCTAGAATTGTGATTGATAAAGATAATACAACTATTGTAAATGGTGCAGGTGAAACAAGTGCTGTTGAAGCTAGAGTAAATCAAATTAGAAATGAAATAGCAAATACAACAAGTGATTATGATAGAGAAAAATTACAAGAAAGACTTGCAAAACTTTCTGGTGGAGTTGCTGTAATTAAAGTTGGTGCTGCAACAGAAACAGAAATGAAAGAGAAAAAAGACAGAGTTGATGATGCTTTAAGTGCAACAAGAGCTGCTGTTGAAGAAGGTATTGTAATTGGTGGAGGAGCAGCATTAATTAAAGCTGCTTCAAGAGTATCTTTAAATTTAGAAGGTGATGAGCAAATTGGTGCAGATATTGTATTAAGAGCTATTAAAGCACCTTTAAAACAAATTGCAATTAATGCTGGATATGATGCTGGTGTTGTTGTAAATGAAGTTGAAAAAGCACAAAGTCCTACTTATGGATTTGATGCAGCAACTGGTGAATATGTTGATATGTTTGAAGCTGGTATTGTAGATCCAGCTAAAGTTGAAAGAGTTGCAATGCAAAATGCTGTATCTGTAGCTTCTTTATTATTAACAACTGAAGCAACAGTTACTGAAATAAAATCTGAAAAACCAGCTATGCCTGATATGAGCGGAATGGGTATGCCAGGTATGATGTAA
- a CDS encoding response regulator — protein sequence MQEKIVELRKLKLLFVEDEDDLINIITDTLTKLQANFLTAQNGQDALKIVEENPDIDAVITDINMPIMNGLEMIKILKEKNPSIPVVIMSAHTEIEYIDKAKEFGVENYLLKPFDFIKFIELITTMEIKKHGI from the coding sequence ATGCAAGAAAAAATAGTTGAGTTAAGGAAATTAAAACTTCTTTTTGTTGAGGATGAAGATGATTTAATAAATATAATTACAGATACTTTAACAAAACTTCAAGCAAATTTTTTAACAGCACAAAATGGTCAAGATGCTTTAAAAATAGTTGAAGAGAATCCTGATATTGATGCTGTAATAACAGATATAAATATGCCAATTATGAATGGCTTAGAGATGATTAAAATCTTAAAAGAAAAAAATCCTTCAATCCCAGTTGTGATTATGTCTGCACATACTGAAATAGAATATATTGATAAAGCAAAAGAGTTTGGAGTAGAAAATTATCTACTTAAACCTTTTGATTTTATTAAATTTATTGAGTTGATTACAACAATGGAAATAAAAAAACATGGCATTTGA
- a CDS encoding peptidylprolyl isomerase, with translation MQVYAQTAIIKTSKGDIEIELRADLAPKAVENFSTHAKNGYYNGQIFHRVIKNFMIQGGDPTGTGRGGESIWQKPFEDEFAPNAVFDKPGILAMANAGANTNGSQFFITTVPAYWLNGKHTIFGYVTKGMDVLRKIENTPTNGQYQGNRPLVEQKIISIEIK, from the coding sequence ATGCAAGTTTATGCCCAAACAGCAATAATTAAAACTTCAAAGGGAGATATTGAAATTGAATTAAGGGCTGATTTGGCACCAAAAGCAGTTGAAAATTTTTCAACACATGCAAAAAATGGTTATTATAATGGTCAAATTTTTCATAGGGTAATTAAAAACTTTATGATTCAAGGTGGAGACCCAACTGGTACAGGAAGAGGTGGAGAGTCAATTTGGCAAAAACCTTTTGAAGATGAGTTCGCACCAAATGCAGTATTTGACAAACCAGGGATTTTAGCAATGGCAAATGCAGGAGCTAATACAAATGGAAGTCAATTTTTCATTACTACAGTTCCAGCATATTGGCTAAATGGAAAGCATACAATATTTGGATATGTAACTAAAGGAATGGATGTTCTTAGAAAAATAGAAAATACTCCAACAAATGGACAATATCAAGGAAATAGACCTTTAGTTGAACAAAAAATAATCTCTATTGAAATAAAGTAG
- a CDS encoding (2Fe-2S) ferredoxin domain-containing protein: MQMPSMPQPTFYIFKCEQSAPPGMPKPSCVNQQTQELFNHLAQTLMQKGVFGPVQAIRTSCLGRCQMGPVMLVEPGHYMYSHLSKEKIDKIVEQHILGGEPVIEYLIPEQFWGEPVSLGK; the protein is encoded by the coding sequence ATGCAAATGCCATCAATGCCACAACCAACATTTTATATTTTTAAATGTGAACAAAGTGCACCTCCTGGGATGCCAAAACCTTCATGTGTTAATCAACAAACACAAGAATTATTTAACCACCTTGCACAAACACTTATGCAAAAGGGAGTTTTTGGACCAGTTCAGGCTATTAGAACTTCATGTTTAGGTAGATGCCAAATGGGTCCTGTTATGCTAGTTGAGCCTGGTCACTATATGTATAGCCATTTATCTAAGGAAAAAATAGATAAAATAGTAGAACAACATATATTAGGTGGAGAACCAGTAATTGAATATCTAATCCCAGAACAATTTTGGGGTGAACCAGTTAGTTTAGGAAAATAA